One genomic region from Anopheles bellator chromosome 2, idAnoBellAS_SP24_06.2, whole genome shotgun sequence encodes:
- the LOC131208629 gene encoding uncharacterized protein LOC131208629 produces the protein MRSFTVICLAVLAVSFCCVAQAADEAAAKPTAAAATGETTKTYKRLIPADVLRDFPGMCFASTKCATFEPGQAWELSPFCGRSTCVLSDDAQPRLLELVEDCGPLPLANDKCKLDTEKTNKTAPFPACCPTFVCEEGAKLEYPEVKSGPEEGSEAPAKN, from the exons ATGCGTTCGTTCACCGTCATCTGCCTGGCCGTGCTGGCCGTGTCCTTCTGCTGCGTGGCTCAGGCTGCGGACGAAGCGGCCGCCAAACcgaccgctgccgctgccaccggcgaaACCACCAAAACCTACAAGCGACTCATTCCGGCGGACGTGCTGCGTG ACTTCCCCGGTATGTGCTTCGCGTCGACAAAGTGTGCCACCTTCGAGCCCGGCCAAGCGTGGGAACTGAGCCCGTTCTGTGGTCGATCCACCTGCGTCCTGTCCGATGACGCCCAGCCACG CCTGCTGGAGCTGGTTGAGGACTGCGgaccgctgccgctggccaaCGACAAGTGCAAGTTGGACACCGAGAAGACCAACAAAACCGCTCCGTTCCCGGCCTGCTGCCCAACCTTCGTCTGCGAGGAGGGCGCGAAGCTCGAATACCCAGAGGTCAAGTCGGGCCCGGAAGAGGGCTCGGAGGCGCCAGCCAAAAACTAA